From a single Epinephelus fuscoguttatus linkage group LG18, E.fuscoguttatus.final_Chr_v1 genomic region:
- the LOC125905555 gene encoding alpha-2B adrenergic receptor-like isoform X2 produces the protein MAAAPDAPCLSELGGLPNRNISLVSGSRPCNRSTARTSPYTPQATAAFAIAITFMMILTIVGNILVIIAVLTSRSLRGAQNLFLVSLAAADILVATLIIPFSLANELQGYWAFSSLWCEIYLALDVLFCTSSIVHLCAIALDRYLSISRPVSYGAKRTPTRIKAAIIVVWLISAVISFPPLLTLDKSEGGEEVCELNNERWYILYSTIGSFFAPCVIMILVYVRIYQIAKQHTRCPLGQKHKAAAGGNANVGTNEPPAKLSEQSQQNGDQVGTPAGQQEKVLTKMSGSDSTPSSLQKLPQKTTSQDTQHHPANSSAAPIQKSTSSPSIPQRDSQILSAVPNKESQTHPDKGGEAQHDNSSSSGSEMGEDGVHSKHETNKTGEQTLGSSQNKGFKVQMLNLACRYKNTVATASGTKLVPEETPKTQGTPTSRRKAMVNREKRFTFVLAVVMGVFVICWFPFFFSYSLQAVCPEACSIPNPLFKFFFWIGYCNSCLNPVIYTIFNNDFRKAFKRILCRDTKGTFF, from the coding sequence ATGGCAGCTGCTCCAGACGCCCCCTGCCTGTCGGAGCTCGGCGGTCTCCCCAACAGGAACATCAGCCTCGTCTCCGGGTCCCGTCCCTGCAACCGGAGCACCGCCAGGACCTCACCTTACACCCCGCAAGCCACCGCAGCTTTTGCCATCGCAATCACCTTCATGATGATCCTCACCATCGTTGGCAACATCCTGGTCATCATCGCTGTCCTTACGTCCCGATCCCTGAGGGGGGCTCAGAACCTCTTCCTGGTGTCGCTGGCTGCAGCAGATATTTTAGTGGCCACCCTTATTATCCCCTTCTCGTTGGCCAACGAGCTGCAGGGCTACTGGGCGTTCAGCTCCCTTTGGTGTGAGATCTACCTGGCGCTGGATGTTCtcttctgcacctcctccatTGTGCACCTGTGCGCTATCGCACTGGATCGCTACCTGTCAATCTCTCGGCCCGTGTCCTACGGTGCCAAACGTACTCCAACACGAATCAAGGCGGCCATTATCGTAGTCTGGCTGATCTCTGCTGTCAtctctttccctcctcttctcACGCTGGACAAGAGCGAGGGAGGTGAAGAGGTGTGTGAGCTAAACAACGAACGCTGGTATATTCTCTACTCCACCATTGGCTCTTTCTTCGCCCCCTGTGTGATAATGATCCTGGTGTATGTGAGGATTTATCAGATCGCTAAGCAGCATACACGCTGCCCGCTTGGACAGAAACataaagcagcagcaggaggaaatgCCAATGTGGGAACTAATGAGCCTCCGGCGAAGTTATCCGAGCAGTCACAACAGAACGGGGATCAAGTAGGTACGCCGGCCGGCCAACAAGAAAAAGTCCTGACCAAAATGTCTGGCTCTGATTCCACCCCGTCATCACTTCAAAAACTGCCTCAGAAAACCACAAGCCAGGACACTCAGCACCACCCTGCTAATTCCAGTGCAGCTCCGATCCAAAAatccacctcctccccctcaaTTCCCCAACGTGACAGCCAAATCCTCTCAGCTGTTCCTAACAAAGAGTCCCAGACGCATCCTGACAAAGGGGGGGAAGCACAACACGACAACTCGTCCAGCTCTGGCTCTGAAATGGGCGAGGATGGCGTTCACAGCAAACATGAGACGAACAAGACTGGCGAGCAAACTTTGGGATCATCCCAAAATAAAGGGTTCAAAGTTCAAATGCTGAACCTGGCgtgcagatacaaaaacacgGTGGCCACAGCATCTGGCACCAAACTGGTACCTGAGGAGACACCTAAGACTCAGGGGACGCCCACATCCCGCCGCAAAGCCATGGTGAACAGGGAGAAGAGGTTCACCTTCGTGTTGGCTGTCGTGATGGGAGTGTTTGTGATCTGCTGGttccccttcttcttctcttactcTCTTCAGGCGGTGTGCCCCGAGGCTTGCAGCATCCCAAACCCCTTATTTAAGTTCTTCTTTTGGATTGGCTACTGCAACTCCTGCCTCAACCCGGTCATTTACACCATCTTCAACAACGATTTCAGGAAGGCCTTCAAGAGGATACTGTGCAGGGACACTAAGGGTACATTCTTCTAG
- the LOC125905555 gene encoding alpha-2B adrenergic receptor-like isoform X1, which yields MLLTQAVWLGREKITWLHLDRQPSGPSVSPLTGKKNRVSQWFTTETPCHRLSLCKFPPVTTMAAAPDAPCLSELGGLPNRNISLVSGSRPCNRSTARTSPYTPQATAAFAIAITFMMILTIVGNILVIIAVLTSRSLRGAQNLFLVSLAAADILVATLIIPFSLANELQGYWAFSSLWCEIYLALDVLFCTSSIVHLCAIALDRYLSISRPVSYGAKRTPTRIKAAIIVVWLISAVISFPPLLTLDKSEGGEEVCELNNERWYILYSTIGSFFAPCVIMILVYVRIYQIAKQHTRCPLGQKHKAAAGGNANVGTNEPPAKLSEQSQQNGDQVGTPAGQQEKVLTKMSGSDSTPSSLQKLPQKTTSQDTQHHPANSSAAPIQKSTSSPSIPQRDSQILSAVPNKESQTHPDKGGEAQHDNSSSSGSEMGEDGVHSKHETNKTGEQTLGSSQNKGFKVQMLNLACRYKNTVATASGTKLVPEETPKTQGTPTSRRKAMVNREKRFTFVLAVVMGVFVICWFPFFFSYSLQAVCPEACSIPNPLFKFFFWIGYCNSCLNPVIYTIFNNDFRKAFKRILCRDTKGTFF from the exons atgctgctcacacaggcagtgtggctTGGACGTGAGAAG ATCACATGGCTTCACCTTGACCGACAACCATCCGGCCCCTCAGTCTCTCCtctaactggaaaaaaaaatcgagTTTCTCAATGGTTCACCACAGAAACACCCTGTCACCGTCTCTCACTTTGTAAGTTTCCCCCCGTCACCACCATGGCAGCTGCTCCAGACGCCCCCTGCCTGTCGGAGCTCGGCGGTCTCCCCAACAGGAACATCAGCCTCGTCTCCGGGTCCCGTCCCTGCAACCGGAGCACCGCCAGGACCTCACCTTACACCCCGCAAGCCACCGCAGCTTTTGCCATCGCAATCACCTTCATGATGATCCTCACCATCGTTGGCAACATCCTGGTCATCATCGCTGTCCTTACGTCCCGATCCCTGAGGGGGGCTCAGAACCTCTTCCTGGTGTCGCTGGCTGCAGCAGATATTTTAGTGGCCACCCTTATTATCCCCTTCTCGTTGGCCAACGAGCTGCAGGGCTACTGGGCGTTCAGCTCCCTTTGGTGTGAGATCTACCTGGCGCTGGATGTTCtcttctgcacctcctccatTGTGCACCTGTGCGCTATCGCACTGGATCGCTACCTGTCAATCTCTCGGCCCGTGTCCTACGGTGCCAAACGTACTCCAACACGAATCAAGGCGGCCATTATCGTAGTCTGGCTGATCTCTGCTGTCAtctctttccctcctcttctcACGCTGGACAAGAGCGAGGGAGGTGAAGAGGTGTGTGAGCTAAACAACGAACGCTGGTATATTCTCTACTCCACCATTGGCTCTTTCTTCGCCCCCTGTGTGATAATGATCCTGGTGTATGTGAGGATTTATCAGATCGCTAAGCAGCATACACGCTGCCCGCTTGGACAGAAACataaagcagcagcaggaggaaatgCCAATGTGGGAACTAATGAGCCTCCGGCGAAGTTATCCGAGCAGTCACAACAGAACGGGGATCAAGTAGGTACGCCGGCCGGCCAACAAGAAAAAGTCCTGACCAAAATGTCTGGCTCTGATTCCACCCCGTCATCACTTCAAAAACTGCCTCAGAAAACCACAAGCCAGGACACTCAGCACCACCCTGCTAATTCCAGTGCAGCTCCGATCCAAAAatccacctcctccccctcaaTTCCCCAACGTGACAGCCAAATCCTCTCAGCTGTTCCTAACAAAGAGTCCCAGACGCATCCTGACAAAGGGGGGGAAGCACAACACGACAACTCGTCCAGCTCTGGCTCTGAAATGGGCGAGGATGGCGTTCACAGCAAACATGAGACGAACAAGACTGGCGAGCAAACTTTGGGATCATCCCAAAATAAAGGGTTCAAAGTTCAAATGCTGAACCTGGCgtgcagatacaaaaacacgGTGGCCACAGCATCTGGCACCAAACTGGTACCTGAGGAGACACCTAAGACTCAGGGGACGCCCACATCCCGCCGCAAAGCCATGGTGAACAGGGAGAAGAGGTTCACCTTCGTGTTGGCTGTCGTGATGGGAGTGTTTGTGATCTGCTGGttccccttcttcttctcttactcTCTTCAGGCGGTGTGCCCCGAGGCTTGCAGCATCCCAAACCCCTTATTTAAGTTCTTCTTTTGGATTGGCTACTGCAACTCCTGCCTCAACCCGGTCATTTACACCATCTTCAACAACGATTTCAGGAAGGCCTTCAAGAGGATACTGTGCAGGGACACTAAGGGTACATTCTTCTAG